Below is a window of Desmonostoc muscorum LEGE 12446 DNA.
CCGTAATTAACAAAGAGATCAGAGACAGATATCTCCAAAGCTGCCGCTAACTTAACAATATTTTTTAACGAAGGGTTACGCTCTCCGGTTTCGATTCCTGAGATGTAGTTGCGATGAAGTCCTGACTTTTCAGCCAGTTCTTCTTGGGATAAATCTAACTCTCGCCTTCGCCGCCTAATGGCTTTGCCAAAGCGGTACTCAATACTGGGGTGTTTTTGCGTCACAAAACAATACTGAACCAGTATCACCATTAAATCTATCTACTATCAGTGGACTTTTGCACAATATAAGTGTTATAAAGTTAATTAGTATAGCATCAGGCAAGCAAGTTCCTAACTTTATGGTCTTATTTTGATAGATTCATAAAATAAGGCGCTTTGCGCTTACTAAGGAGTATATGAAAGAGCAATTTGAACAATGGGTTGCTCGCCTTCAAATATCCGAGGCAGGGCAAAAAATTATTGAGAAAGTTCGCTCATCTGAGCCATCCCGTCGCGTTGGTGGCGGTAGCAAGAATGTTTCGGGACGCTACCCTAGCCGCAAGATGGGAGTGACGATTCAATTTGAGTCTCATCGGGTTGAACTGCCAATTATCTATCAGTTAGAACACGATGAAGATGTTCTAGAATTCTACGATCAACCACCACAAATTAAACTTGACTATCAAGCAAGTAATGGACGTAGATTAGGCGTTTTACACACCCCAGATTTATTTGTCATCCGAACCAATTCGGCTGGTTGGGAAGAATGTAAAACTGAGCAGGATTTGAAAAAACTAGCAGAGAAAAACCCCAATCGTTACTTTTACTCTGAAGAAGATAATCAATGGCATTGCCCGCCAGGAGAAGACTATGCTAACCAGTTTGGGCTTTATTACTGCATTCGCTCAGATCGCGAAATCAATTGGGTTCTGCAACGTAATCTGCAATTTTTAGAGGATTATTATCGCTCAGAATCTCTAGTAGTGGAAGAAGCGATTGCTCAATCATTACTTGCAGTTGTGTCATCTCAACCAGGAATCACTTTAGCAGAATTACTCAATCATTCAACAGGAGCTAAATCTGACGATATCTACACCTTAATTATTCAACAGCAAATCTATATTGATTTAAATGCTACACCATTAGCTGAACCAGAAAGATGTCTAATCTTCCGTGACGAACAAACTGCTAGTGCTTACAGATTAATGGTTGAGCAGCCAAGTGTAAATCTTCCGGCTATCTCTCCTGTAGTCAATATTGTTACTGGAACGACTGTTAGTTGGGACGGCAAAGGTTTAAATATCATTCATGTTGGAGAAACAGAGGTTATACTTGGCGCAGAAAATAATCAGTTAATTGAACTCAAAAAAGCTGTATTTGAGAATCTAGTTCGCCAAGGAAAAATCACCAGTCTCCAAACACCAGAAAAAACAGCTATTAGCACAGAATCTTGGCAGCGATTTCGTCAAGCTAGTCCTGAAGACCAAGCAGAAGCCCTTGAACGCTACAAAATTATCGAACCTTACTTAAACGGCCATCCTCCAGAAAACGAAACAATACCAGCCCGTACCATTCGTGACTGGAAAGCTAAATATCTAACTGCAATTCAAAAATACGGTTGCGGCTACATTGGGCTTTTGTCCCATCGCAGTGT
It encodes the following:
- a CDS encoding helix-turn-helix domain-containing protein — encoded protein: MTQKHPSIEYRFGKAIRRRRRELDLSQEELAEKSGLHRNYISGIETGERNPSLKNIVKLAAALEISVSDLFVNYGIEVKSESETNP